Within the Bacillota bacterium genome, the region TGCCGTCGAGCAGGACATTCGGTACAGGTGCAGGAAAGTATTTCCATGGCGTCCGGCGCGGGGCCTTCGTGCGGATTTGCACCGCAGGTGATGCGGGCGTATCTTGGGGGTGACGCTTGTGACACCGGGGATGGGGTCAGAGGCCGGCGGGAGCCAAGGCACCCCGTGAACGGCCCACCCGGTATCGCCGGCGGGCCGGACTGCGAGCGAGTCCGCTGGATGTATCGGAACCCGGGCCGTGTGACCGACGAAGATTGGGAATGGTTGATGCGACGGTGCGGCTATGTGTTCAAACGGCGAACCAGGCACGTGGAGCTGTGGCACAGGTCGGGGTTCCCGCCCTTGCCCTGGAAACGCCTTCACGGTTCCGGACGTGATCACCGACGTTCGTCCAGTTCTCTCAGGGAGAGCCTTCGCGTCCTGGCCCGGTACGGCCTGGTAGGAATCGACTGCATCTCTTGAGCGGGGGGACGCCATGTGCCTCAGACCGAGCCATTTCATGGCTACGATGTCATCATCCAACGCGAGGAAGAGAACGGTGTGACCGAGTACCTCGCCAGGATCCCTGAGCTGCCCGGCTGCCATGCGTCGGGCTCTACGCCCATGGAGGCGCTGGCGGAGCTGGAGGATGTGGCAGAGGGGTGGCTTTCGGTGATGAAAGAGGCGGGGGAACCTGTGCCCCCGCCTGCAGCATACAGCGGTCGCCTGACTTTGCGAATGCCGAAGTGGCTCCACCGGCAGCTCGCAGAGGCGGCCGAACTGGAGCAGGTGCCACTGAATCAATATATCGTTTCGCTGCTCGCCCTCGCCACCGGACGGTGGGGGT harbors:
- a CDS encoding toxin-antitoxin system HicB family antitoxin produces the protein MPQTEPFHGYDVIIQREEENGVTEYLARIPELPGCHASGSTPMEALAELEDVAEGWLSVMKEAGEPVPPPAAYSGRLTLRMPKWLHRQLAEAAELEQVPLNQYIVSLLALATGRWGSGQGRTSDDGPVGGPATSALVPDPGVLSSSGDATVLTWARLSSAPTRFRRSRALKAPAIPSGESAR